One Anopheles marshallii chromosome 3, idAnoMarsDA_429_01, whole genome shotgun sequence genomic region harbors:
- the LOC128713694 gene encoding GTP-binding protein Rit2, which produces MAGDFSGCTARKKNRAQSIEYNPVKTDGSGENSKQPTNPLTTRSGLRVYKIVILGDGGVGKSAVTLQFVSHSFLDYHDPTIEDSYQQQAVIDGEAALLDILDTAGQVEFTAMRDQYMRCGEGFIICYSVTDRHSFQEASEYRKLIARVRLTEDIPLVLVANKLDLQSQRKVTTEEGKTLAKQFGCPFYETSAALRHYIDEAFFSLVREIRRKEEQRTLNGGSSSEKIHPRRRSRWWRLRSIFALVFRRRRNATGINQ; this is translated from the exons ATGGCAGGCGACTTTTCAGGTTGCACAGCACGGAAGAAAAATCGGGCCCAATCCATTGAGTACAATCCGGTCAAAACGGATGGCAGTGGGGAAAATTCGAAGCAACCAACGAACCCCTTAACGACCCGGAGTGGTTTGCGGGTGTACAAGATTGTCATCCTGGGCGACGGAGGCGTTGGAAAATCGG CCGTTACCCTCCAGTTCGTCAGTCACAGCTTTCTGGACTACCATGATCCTACAATTGAGGACTCCTACCAGCAGCAGGCCGTCATCGATGGGGAAGCCGCCCTGCTCGACATACTGGACACGGCCGGCCAGGTGGAGTTTACTGCTATGCGCGACCAGTATATGCGTTGCGGGGAGGGCTTCATCATCTGCTACTCGGTTACGGATCGACACAGCTTCCAGGAAGCGTCCGAGTATCGGAAGCTGATAGCACGTGTACGGCTCACGGAAGATATCCCGCTAGTGCTGGTGGCAAATAAGCTGGATTTGCAATCGCAAAGAAAAGTAACGACAGAAGAGGGCAAAACGCTAGCGAAACAGTTCGGTTGTCCATTCTATGAAACGTCGGCCGCACTGAGACACTACATTGATGAGGCGTTTTTCTCACTGGTTCGGGAGATTCGGCGAAAAGAGGAACAACGG ACGCTGAATGGTGGTTCCAGCTCCGAAAAGATACACCCTAGGCGACGCAGCCGCTGGTGGCGATTACGGTCAATATTTGCACTCGTCTTTAGACGCCGCCGAAATGCTACCGGTATCAATCAATAG